The genomic segment CCTTTTACATCTTACTTAACTGATTTCATTTTTCTTGAAGTCAGTAAAAAATTGTAAAATGAATCTGCACAAGCACGGAGACAAATATTACATATTTTTTATGGATTCCATAACAGTTGGATTTCTATCTTGAATAACTGAGTTCGGGGCGCTCGAAATGAGTGAAAAAAGATAAAATGTAAAACCGCACTGTATGCGAAACTGTATTTTCTTATTTTTCATCATTTCAGAATAAGTATCCCCACGTCTTGAATGAATTGAGTTCGGAAGGCTAGAAATAAGTGAAAAAAGATAAAATTTTGAACCTGCGCAAGCGCGGAACCAAAAATTTTCCTATTTTTCATTATTTCTAAACGAGCCTTTCTCACATCTTGAATGAAAGGAAAAAATGAAAAAAATTCTACAAAAAATCGGTGAGTTAACCGGTACTTTTATGACTTTTTTTAAGAGTTCAGAGATGAGTTTGTCCTCTATTGCGGTGGCATACTATCTCCTGCTTGCGATTTTTCCTCTTGTTTTAATTATTGGTAATATCCTACCTTTTTTACAAATTGATACTGCAGGTTTGCTCCATTTTTTAGGAGACAATCTTCCAGAGCAACTCTATGATGGTGTGGAACCGGTAATTCATAGTCTGTTAAGTCAACGAAATACAGGTTTGCTGTCTGTTTCGGTCATTGCAGGTTTATGGACATTTTCCAGAGCCTTATCTGCTTTACAGATGTCAATGAATAAAGCTTATGAAGTATTTAATCACAGAGATTTCATTATTAGTCGAATTATTGGGTTAGTAGCAGGGCTTGCGATTTTACTTTTTTTGTATTTTGCGATTGCTTTATCTACTTTCGGACAGTTGATTTTGGAACATGTTTATAAACTTGTTCCTTTTGATCGGAACTTATATAATACTTTGCATAATATGACTTTGCCAGCTGTCGCAGTAGCAACGTTTTTATCTCTGATGATGCTTTATTTTATTTTGCCAAATGTTAAGATAAAGAAATTAAGATATACAATGCCGGGAACGATTTTTTCAACTTTTGTTTTGGTTTTCTTGACAAACTGGGTTGCTAAATATGTGAGTTTCGCACTCAATCAGTTGGATGACTTAAAATTAATTGGTTCTCTGGTTGTTTTTGCATTGATGATTTGGTTCATTTTTATCGCACGAGTTTTGATTATTGGAGCAATATTGAATGCAGTTTATCAAAAAACAAAACTCGGTGAGATTGAAACACGTCGAGGAGAAATTGTTGAATTTATCAAGGAAATTAGAAAATAGACTTACTCAACTTGAAGTTGAGTAAGTTTTTTGTTATGAATATCAGAGTTTATCTATAATTTATTTTTTGGTTATGTATGCAATTGGTATAGTTTCATTCGTAAATAAAATACTTGCATATTGATGTTTTTGTGGTATACTTATCTTATAAAAACAAATGAGATACTCAAGAAGGGAGAATATCATGAAAACACCGACTGCTAAGGCAGAACTACTGCAAACAATCCAAAATGACTTTGATAACCTTATTCATTTGGTTGATGATTTACCAGAAGAAAGCAAAAATGCTACTTTCCGCTTTAATTATGCCATGACACCGAACTGGCGCCGTGATACAAATGTACGGAGTGTGCTTATGCATTTGTATGAGCGAGCAAATCGTCTTGTAAATTGGCTAGAAAGTTCTAATCGGAGTGCGACTCGTCCATTTCGTGCGGATTTCTTCGGTGATATGAGCTCAGAACTTTGGATTAAACAACAAAATACAGACTTTGAGGTTGCCTATCAGTTAGCAAAAGAAACGCATAAAAAAGCGATGTCCTTGCTTGAAACTATGTCGGAGGATGAACTTTTCAAATGTGTTTATTTCACATGGAAAAGTTCGCTTTCTATTGCGGATTATGCCATGTCTGGATTAGCGAACCATTACAAATGGCTTATGGCACAAATTCAAAATCAAGTAATTGTCAATGAGATGATTTCCAAATAAAAACATAATGATAAAAAACTCCAGCTTAATCAGCTGGAGTTTTTGTTTTTCGAAAGACAATGAATTTTGAATAAATATAATTGACAACGATGGTAAAAACTTGGATGAAAATGTTGAGGTCAGCAACCATTTGATTTTTCCCCATCCCAAAAGCGTTCATCAAAATTTCAGGATGGGTATCAATGAACCACCAGTTGGCGACGATAGCGAGAAACAAAAGCACTAACCGACCAGAAACAAAGCTGATGAAATCTTTGAGTAAGTGCGATGATTTGTGTTGAAAAACAAAGAACTTATTTGTAAAAAAAGCGAAGATAATACTGGCAGATTGAGCAACAGTTTCTGAGGCCCAGCCAGAATGCCAAGCTTGCCAGGTCAACCATTTGACTAGAGCATAGACCGCCGTAGCCAAAACACCAAAAATGAGATATTTTATTGCTTCAGTTTTAAGAAGTGAGATAATCTTTTTCATGAAGATATTATACAAGATGTGAGCAATGCCGTCAAGAATTGTAGAGCAATACCATTTGGTTCTTTGAGCTTTAGCGCATAAGATAATGGACAGCGTAGCGACAAAGGCGTGTAGAACTGCTTGTAGAGTGGTTTCGTTTTGTTTTTTATCCATTTTCCCTAAGTTCTAAGTAATCGGACTTACTTATACTAGAGGTGAGTATAGGTGAAACGAAATCTATAGAGAATCAAAAATAATGTTGTTTGATGCTTAAAAATGCAGTTCAAAATTTTTGTCAGCGTTAATGATTTTTGTCAGCATTTGCGAGATAGGTTTTATAAAATTTTTCTGCTATAATAGAGGCATGCCTAAACAACGATTCTATTCTTTTATGATAGGGACAGTGGTTGAAGCTTGGATTTTTAGTTGGACATTTATGACTAGGTCTTGGTTTTTTGCCACGTTCTTTGGTGTGCTGCTCATTCGACGGTTGAC from the Lactococcus allomyrinae genome contains:
- a CDS encoding YihY/virulence factor BrkB family protein; its protein translation is MKKILQKIGELTGTFMTFFKSSEMSLSSIAVAYYLLLAIFPLVLIIGNILPFLQIDTAGLLHFLGDNLPEQLYDGVEPVIHSLLSQRNTGLLSVSVIAGLWTFSRALSALQMSMNKAYEVFNHRDFIISRIIGLVAGLAILLFLYFAIALSTFGQLILEHVYKLVPFDRNLYNTLHNMTLPAVAVATFLSLMMLYFILPNVKIKKLRYTMPGTIFSTFVLVFLTNWVAKYVSFALNQLDDLKLIGSLVVFALMIWFIFIARVLIIGAILNAVYQKTKLGEIETRRGEIVEFIKEIRK
- a CDS encoding ClbS/DfsB family four-helix bundle protein, with protein sequence MKTPTAKAELLQTIQNDFDNLIHLVDDLPEESKNATFRFNYAMTPNWRRDTNVRSVLMHLYERANRLVNWLESSNRSATRPFRADFFGDMSSELWIKQQNTDFEVAYQLAKETHKKAMSLLETMSEDELFKCVYFTWKSSLSIADYAMSGLANHYKWLMAQIQNQVIVNEMISK
- a CDS encoding GtrA family protein, giving the protein MDKKQNETTLQAVLHAFVATLSIILCAKAQRTKWYCSTILDGIAHILYNIFMKKIISLLKTEAIKYLIFGVLATAVYALVKWLTWQAWHSGWASETVAQSASIIFAFFTNKFFVFQHKSSHLLKDFISFVSGRLVLLFLAIVANWWFIDTHPEILMNAFGMGKNQMVADLNIFIQVFTIVVNYIYSKFIVFRKTKTPAD
- a CDS encoding DUF3272 family protein, translating into MPKQRFYSFMIGTVVEAWIFSWTFMTRSWFFATFFGVLLIRRLTIAYKLDKVIREMMK